Proteins encoded together in one Pseudomonas sp. ADAK13 window:
- the gspF gene encoding type II secretion system inner membrane protein GspF: MNLFKYRALDSQGLAQNGTVEARDQAAAIAALHKRGLLLLQIDAAGAQGLRNAFGRGQLNGAALVSFTQQLATLLGAGQPLERSLGILLKQPGQPQTRALIERIREHVKAGKPLSAALEEEGSQFSPLYLSMVRAGEAGGALEHTLRQLSDYLERSQLLRGEVINALIYPAFLVVGVLGSLALLLAYVVPQFVPIFKDLGVPIPLITEVILDLGQFLGAYGLAVLAGLIAASWGLAAYLRNPLHRETYDRRVLGIRLIGPLLQRVEAARLARTLGTLLSNGVALLQALVIARQVCTNRALQAQVARAAESVKGGGTLASAFGSQPLLPDLALQMIEVGEQAGELDSMLLKVADVFDVEAKRGIDRLLAALVPSLTVVMAVLVAVIMLAIMLPLMSLTSNI; encoded by the coding sequence GTGAACCTGTTCAAATACCGCGCCCTGGACAGCCAGGGCCTCGCGCAAAACGGCACCGTCGAAGCCAGGGACCAGGCCGCTGCCATCGCCGCGCTGCACAAGCGCGGCCTGTTGCTGTTGCAGATCGATGCCGCCGGTGCCCAAGGACTGCGTAATGCGTTCGGGCGTGGCCAGTTGAATGGCGCGGCGCTAGTCAGCTTTACCCAACAACTGGCCACGCTGCTGGGGGCGGGCCAGCCGCTGGAACGCTCCCTGGGCATCCTGCTCAAGCAGCCCGGCCAACCGCAGACCCGTGCACTGATCGAGCGCATCCGCGAGCACGTCAAGGCCGGCAAGCCCTTGTCGGCGGCGCTGGAGGAGGAGGGCAGCCAGTTCTCGCCGCTGTATCTGAGCATGGTCCGCGCCGGCGAAGCGGGCGGTGCGCTGGAGCACACCCTGCGCCAGCTCAGCGACTACCTGGAACGCAGCCAGTTATTGAGGGGCGAAGTGATCAACGCCCTGATCTATCCCGCCTTCCTGGTGGTCGGCGTGCTCGGTTCGCTGGCGCTGTTGCTGGCTTATGTGGTGCCGCAGTTCGTGCCGATCTTCAAGGACCTGGGCGTGCCAATCCCGCTGATCACCGAAGTGATTCTGGACCTCGGGCAGTTCCTCGGCGCCTATGGCCTGGCGGTGCTCGCCGGGTTGATCGCGGCGAGCTGGGGCCTGGCGGCGTACCTGCGTAACCCTCTGCACCGCGAAACGTACGACCGGCGCGTGCTCGGTATTCGCCTCATCGGCCCGTTGTTGCAACGGGTCGAAGCCGCACGTCTGGCCCGTACCCTCGGCACCTTGCTGAGCAACGGCGTGGCGCTGCTGCAAGCCCTGGTGATCGCCCGTCAGGTCTGCACCAACCGTGCGTTGCAGGCACAAGTCGCCCGGGCCGCCGAGTCGGTGAAGGGCGGCGGCACCCTGGCCAGTGCGTTTGGCAGCCAGCCGCTGTTGCCGGACCTGGCCCTGCAAATGATTGAAGTCGGCGAACAGGCCGGTGAGCTGGACAGCATGCTGCTCAAGGTCGCCGACGTGTTCGACGTCGAAGCCAAACGCGGCATCGACCGCCTGCTGGCCGCGCTGGTGCCGTCCCTGACCGTGGTCATGGCGGTGCTGGTGGCGGTGATCATGCTGGCGATCATGCTGCCGCTGATGAGCCTGACCAGCAATATATGA
- a CDS encoding GspH/FimT family pseudopilin, translating into MPALQRGFTLLEMLVVIILISIAAGLVGFGLQQGLQVAKERQAVGQIVDALRSTRARAVISGTPAKTVFDLAHLSFQAPGRPARHWPADLHVTLHTAEHAGSAVEFYPDGSSTGGNLLLANGTRRWRIDIGWLTGSVQSEAVR; encoded by the coding sequence ATGCCTGCTCTCCAACGCGGTTTTACCCTGCTGGAAATGCTGGTGGTGATCATCTTGATCAGCATCGCCGCCGGGTTGGTGGGATTTGGCCTGCAACAGGGCCTGCAGGTTGCCAAAGAGCGCCAGGCGGTCGGGCAGATCGTCGATGCCTTGCGCAGCACGCGGGCGCGGGCGGTTATCAGCGGCACGCCGGCCAAAACCGTATTTGACTTGGCCCACCTGAGCTTCCAGGCGCCGGGCCGACCTGCCAGGCACTGGCCGGCCGACCTGCACGTGACCCTGCACACCGCCGAGCATGCAGGCTCGGCAGTGGAGTTTTACCCCGACGGCAGTTCCACCGGCGGCAACCTCTTGTTGGCCAATGGCACGCGGCGTTGGCGCATCGATATTGGCTGGCTGACGGGCAGCGTGCAGTCCGAGGCAGTGCGATGA
- a CDS encoding prepilin-type N-terminal cleavage/methylation domain-containing protein, translated as MNQRQQGFTLLEILVVLGLLGVLLVLVGGALLGANRAVLKAQRYTVSLDEMRAAQQFLRTAISEALPLDVTEDDSQTNGFFVGSAQRLQFVATLPGVLGGGIQRFTLQLAERQLQVAFARFESSAQVSVPATRSEPQVLLRNVEALQFSYRGVSPKGQATGWINDWPWTKRLPYAVRIAARVNGPVPWVTQVVALRLNLSSAGAGE; from the coding sequence GTGAATCAGCGTCAACAGGGCTTTACCTTATTGGAAATCCTGGTCGTGCTCGGCTTGCTGGGCGTGTTGCTGGTGCTGGTGGGCGGTGCATTGCTGGGCGCCAACCGCGCCGTGCTCAAGGCCCAGCGCTACACCGTCAGCCTGGATGAAATGCGCGCCGCCCAACAGTTTCTGCGCACGGCCATCAGCGAGGCGCTGCCACTGGACGTGACCGAGGACGACAGCCAGACCAACGGCTTTTTCGTCGGCTCTGCCCAGCGCCTGCAATTCGTCGCGACGTTGCCGGGCGTGCTCGGTGGCGGCATCCAGCGCTTCACCTTGCAGTTGGCGGAGCGCCAGTTGCAGGTGGCGTTCGCGCGGTTTGAGTCCAGCGCCCAGGTGAGTGTGCCGGCCACCCGCAGCGAGCCGCAGGTGTTGCTGAGGAACGTCGAGGCCCTGCAATTCAGCTATCGCGGCGTGTCGCCCAAGGGCCAGGCCACGGGCTGGATCAATGACTGGCCGTGGACCAAGCGCCTGCCGTACGCGGTGCGCATTGCGGCGCGGGTCAACGGGCCGGTGCCGTGGGTGACCCAGGTGGTCGCCCTGCGGCTGAATCTCTCCAGTGCGGGGGCAGGCGAATGA
- the gspM gene encoding type II secretion system protein GspM produces MRRPLTPRERRGAALLLLALVLGSAYWLLIDSWFAGPLRAMGEQAEQLREQQQRYAGLLHQGAALREQLEQARQDPASSTSLLPGDDPSAVAADLMQRIADLISSRASLGGGCSLTQRMPITPEQDDTEPYRQVKVSLTLNCAIEPLTAILHELEYQRPFLFVDEMSIRRGPNAPASGGAGKLVVHLLVRGYLQPANATQARR; encoded by the coding sequence ATGCGCCGACCACTGACACCCCGTGAACGTCGCGGCGCGGCCTTGCTGCTGCTGGCGCTGGTGCTCGGCAGCGCTTACTGGCTGCTGATCGACAGCTGGTTCGCCGGGCCATTGCGTGCCATGGGCGAGCAAGCCGAACAGCTGCGCGAACAACAGCAACGCTACGCCGGCCTGCTGCACCAGGGCGCCGCCTTGCGCGAGCAACTGGAGCAAGCCCGCCAGGACCCGGCCAGCAGCACCAGCCTGTTGCCCGGGGATGACCCCAGCGCCGTGGCGGCCGACCTGATGCAGCGCATCGCCGACCTGATCAGCAGCCGCGCCAGCCTCGGCGGCGGGTGCAGCCTGACCCAGCGCATGCCCATCACCCCGGAGCAGGACGACACCGAGCCCTATCGCCAGGTAAAAGTCAGCCTGACCCTCAACTGTGCCATCGAGCCCCTGACTGCGATCCTGCATGAGCTGGAGTACCAGCGGCCGTTCCTGTTCGTGGATGAGATGAGCATCCGTCGTGGGCCGAATGCGCCGGCCAGCGGTGGCGCCGGAAAGCTGGTGGTGCACCTGCTGGTGCGCGGCTATCTGCAACCGGCAAACGCCACGCAGGCCCGCCGATGA
- the gspE gene encoding type II secretion system ATPase GspE, giving the protein MQIPDAEQVCAWLMRKAGLKTVDLERARRLSLGADDSGLLGLLTRLGLVSEVQLARAWADLLGAPLLLADAAPPVLDPLPALTERFMRHYQMVPVGWSHGGVRVLAANPALLYPFQALAYACGVPVWLAVGPRNEVETLIERYYGQGRSAMGTLIENLDEQGGALEDIEHLKDMASEAPVIRLVNLILQRAVEQRASDIHIEPFENQLKVRYRIDGVLHEAEAPPASSSAAVISRVKIMARLDIAERRLPQDGRIMLRIQGKELDLRVSTVPTSFGESVVMRLLDRQTVQFDFPSLGFDGRRLETFLEVLERPHGILLVTGPTGSGKTTTLYTALSRLNTAERKIITVEDPVEYQLEGINQIQVKPAIGLDFAGALRSIVRQDPDVIMIGEIRDLETCRIAIQSSLTGHLVLSTLHTNSAAASITRLLDMGVESYLIASTVNGILAQRLVRRLDPATREAFEAPPELIREHGLDRFTDQRPILLYRPRANTPGGGYHGRSAITELLVMNDELRSLLMRQADAATLEQAARRGGLRTLHEEGLRQALAGVTSLEEVLRVTRGEGA; this is encoded by the coding sequence ATGCAAATTCCGGACGCCGAACAGGTGTGCGCGTGGCTGATGCGAAAAGCCGGTCTGAAAACCGTCGACCTGGAGCGCGCGCGACGGTTATCCCTGGGCGCCGACGACAGCGGTTTGCTCGGCCTGCTGACGCGCCTGGGGCTGGTCTCCGAAGTGCAACTGGCGCGGGCCTGGGCTGATTTGCTCGGCGCCCCGTTGTTGCTGGCCGACGCCGCGCCGCCCGTACTTGACCCGCTGCCGGCGCTGACCGAGCGTTTCATGCGCCATTATCAGATGGTGCCGGTGGGCTGGAGCCACGGTGGTGTGCGGGTGCTGGCGGCCAATCCGGCGCTGTTGTATCCGTTCCAGGCACTGGCGTATGCGTGCGGCGTACCGGTATGGCTGGCAGTCGGGCCGCGCAATGAAGTCGAAACCCTGATCGAGCGCTACTACGGCCAGGGCCGTTCCGCCATGGGCACCCTGATCGAAAACCTCGACGAGCAGGGCGGCGCCCTCGAAGACATCGAACACCTCAAGGACATGGCCTCCGAAGCCCCGGTGATTCGCCTGGTCAACCTGATCCTGCAACGGGCCGTGGAACAGCGCGCCTCGGACATCCATATCGAGCCCTTCGAAAACCAGCTCAAGGTGCGCTACCGCATCGACGGTGTGCTGCACGAAGCCGAAGCACCGCCGGCGAGTTCTTCGGCGGCGGTGATTTCCCGGGTCAAGATCATGGCGCGCCTCGACATCGCCGAGCGCCGACTGCCGCAGGACGGCCGGATCATGTTGCGCATCCAGGGCAAGGAACTGGATTTGCGGGTGTCCACGGTGCCCACCAGTTTTGGCGAGTCGGTGGTGATGCGCCTGCTGGACCGCCAGACCGTGCAGTTCGATTTCCCGAGCCTGGGCTTCGACGGCCGGCGGCTGGAAACCTTTCTGGAGGTGCTCGAACGGCCCCACGGCATCCTGCTGGTCACCGGGCCCACCGGCTCGGGCAAGACCACCACGCTGTACACCGCGCTATCGCGGCTCAATACCGCCGAGCGCAAGATCATCACCGTCGAAGACCCGGTGGAATACCAGCTGGAAGGCATCAACCAGATTCAGGTCAAACCGGCCATCGGGCTGGACTTCGCCGGGGCGCTGCGCTCCATCGTGCGCCAGGACCCGGACGTGATCATGATCGGTGAGATCCGCGACCTCGAAACCTGCCGCATCGCCATCCAGTCCTCCCTGACCGGCCACCTGGTGCTCTCGACCCTGCACACCAATAGCGCGGCGGCGAGTATCACGCGCCTGTTGGACATGGGAGTTGAGAGCTACCTGATCGCCTCGACCGTCAATGGCATCCTCGCCCAGCGCCTGGTGCGCCGCCTCGACCCGGCGACCCGCGAGGCGTTCGAAGCGCCACCGGAATTGATCCGGGAACACGGCCTCGACCGCTTCACCGACCAGCGTCCGATCCTGCTGTACCGGCCCCGCGCGAACACCCCCGGCGGCGGTTACCACGGTCGCAGTGCAATCACCGAATTGCTGGTGATGAATGACGAACTGCGCAGCCTGTTGATGCGCCAGGCCGACGCCGCCACCCTCGAGCAGGCCGCTCGCCGTGGTGGCCTGCGTACCCTGCATGAAGAGGGCCTGCGCCAGGCGCTGGCGGGTGTCACGTCCCTGGAAGAAGTGCTGCGCGTCACCCGTGGAGAGGGCGCGTGA
- a CDS encoding PilN domain-containing protein, translating to MNPDLSAPVARLQQLAAPLTRRWHGSLLQLGWRLWLKELRGCLPAWLSLHDIPEHRYHWPLTEPVAKPPGEVRQVLVLAPSAVLLQTLQLPLAAARNLSTVVGYELDRFTPFEAGQLYFVARQERRTATHVQVTLVAILRERLDQILVDCAGLGLQPHAVDVNAMGIDLLPAPLRPRQRPAGKGLQRSLPWLCGALLIAAMLLWLNDRQRVLDVMHEQVQQQKAQVAEVQRLRQQLLNTRGAAQYLIRRKSAQPPLAALLNELTACLPADTWIDQLDVSHGADVSFSGQSAKASALITRIKACHSLENAQFEGVIQPDAQTGKDQFSLSAHLHQEAADAPTTDTP from the coding sequence ATGAATCCAGACCTTTCAGCGCCCGTGGCGCGCCTTCAACAGCTGGCAGCACCGCTCACCCGGCGCTGGCACGGCAGTTTGCTGCAATTGGGCTGGCGGCTGTGGCTCAAGGAGCTGCGTGGCTGCCTGCCGGCGTGGCTGTCGCTCCACGACATTCCCGAGCACCGCTACCACTGGCCCTTGACCGAGCCGGTGGCCAAGCCCCCCGGCGAAGTGCGCCAGGTGCTGGTGCTTGCGCCCTCGGCGGTACTGCTGCAAACCCTGCAGTTGCCCCTGGCGGCGGCGCGCAACCTGTCGACGGTGGTGGGTTACGAGCTGGACCGCTTTACCCCGTTCGAGGCCGGGCAGTTGTACTTCGTGGCCCGTCAGGAGCGGCGCACCGCCACGCACGTGCAGGTGACCCTGGTGGCGATCCTGCGAGAGCGTCTGGACCAGATCCTGGTGGACTGCGCCGGCCTCGGCTTGCAGCCCCACGCGGTGGATGTGAACGCAATGGGCATCGATTTGCTGCCGGCTCCGCTCCGCCCCCGCCAGCGCCCGGCCGGGAAGGGCTTGCAACGCAGCTTGCCGTGGCTGTGCGGCGCGTTGCTGATTGCGGCGATGCTGCTGTGGCTCAACGACCGCCAGCGGGTGCTCGACGTCATGCATGAGCAGGTGCAGCAGCAAAAAGCCCAGGTCGCGGAGGTCCAGCGCCTGCGCCAGCAATTGCTCAACACCCGTGGCGCCGCGCAGTACCTGATTCGCCGCAAGTCGGCACAACCGCCGCTGGCTGCACTGCTCAATGAACTGACCGCGTGCCTGCCCGCCGACACCTGGATCGACCAGTTGGACGTCAGCCACGGCGCCGACGTGTCCTTCTCCGGGCAGAGCGCCAAGGCGAGTGCCTTGATCACCCGGATCAAGGCCTGTCACAGCCTGGAAAACGCCCAGTTCGAAGGGGTGATCCAACCCGATGCGCAAACCGGCAAGGATCAGTTTTCCTTGAGCGCCCACTTGCACCAGGAGGCCGCCGATGCGCCGACCACTGACACCCCGTGA
- a CDS encoding general secretion pathway protein GspN, protein MINALRPLEWGLLGVAGLLGLLMVGILSSIGDAPQWLDEPAGTARANASAKVLVAPSATLESLAGTWQAPLFSPDRSPDAAVGQAEISSLSSLKLSGVLLDGDLRVALFTRAEGPPLKVHQGQTLPNGWRLEHLTPLHARFVLDGRTQLLSLSVLRLPPPSTTPPISLPHEPAP, encoded by the coding sequence ATGATCAATGCATTGCGCCCCCTGGAGTGGGGCTTGCTCGGTGTGGCGGGGCTGCTGGGCCTGCTGATGGTGGGCATCCTGAGCAGCATCGGCGATGCGCCGCAGTGGCTGGATGAGCCCGCCGGTACAGCGCGCGCCAATGCCTCGGCCAAGGTGCTTGTCGCCCCGAGCGCGACCCTGGAAAGCCTCGCCGGCACCTGGCAGGCGCCGCTGTTCAGCCCCGACCGCAGCCCCGATGCCGCCGTTGGCCAGGCCGAGATTTCCAGCCTGTCGAGCCTGAAGCTCAGCGGCGTGCTGCTGGATGGCGACCTGCGGGTTGCGCTGTTCACGCGAGCGGAAGGCCCGCCACTCAAAGTCCATCAGGGCCAGACCTTGCCCAATGGCTGGCGCCTGGAACACCTGACACCGTTGCACGCCCGTTTTGTGCTGGATGGACGCACGCAGCTCCTGAGCCTCAGTGTCCTGCGTTTGCCGCCGCCGTCCACCACGCCACCGATTTCCCTTCCTCACGAGCCCGCCCCTTGA
- the gspG gene encoding type II secretion system major pseudopilin GspG has product MRHTRFKPAPRQGGFTLLEMLAVIVLLGIVATIVVRQVGGNVDKGKYGAGKAQLASLSMKIESYGLDVGSPPKSLQQLVDKPGNTAGWAGPYAKPSDLKDPFGHAFGYRFPGEHGAFDLIFYGQDGQPGGEGYSADLGNWE; this is encoded by the coding sequence ATGCGCCATACCCGTTTCAAACCCGCCCCCCGCCAAGGCGGGTTCACCTTGCTGGAAATGCTCGCAGTGATCGTGCTGCTGGGCATCGTCGCCACCATCGTGGTGCGCCAGGTGGGCGGTAACGTCGACAAGGGCAAATACGGCGCAGGCAAGGCGCAACTGGCCAGCCTGAGCATGAAGATCGAGAGCTACGGCCTGGACGTCGGTTCGCCGCCCAAGAGCTTGCAGCAGCTGGTCGACAAGCCCGGCAACACCGCCGGCTGGGCTGGGCCATACGCCAAACCTTCAGACCTCAAGGACCCGTTCGGCCATGCCTTTGGCTATCGCTTTCCGGGTGAACATGGCGCCTTCGACCTGATCTTCTACGGTCAGGACGGCCAGCCCGGCGGCGAAGGCTACAGCGCCGACCTGGGCAACTGGGAATAA
- a CDS encoding type II secretion system protein: MNRQSGFTLLEMLAALTLMAICSTVLLVAFGQSARALLQVAHSDRLTHAALSVMDQEASGPLASGTRQGRLDEGIDWQLSIAQQPTGIGQPRLFRLDLTVSEARRQARFSTLKLRAATDGAGL; this comes from the coding sequence ATGAATCGCCAGTCGGGTTTCACCTTGTTGGAGATGCTCGCCGCACTGACCCTTATGGCGATCTGCAGCACGGTGTTGCTGGTCGCATTCGGCCAGAGCGCGCGCGCGTTGTTGCAGGTGGCCCACAGCGACCGTCTGACCCATGCCGCGTTGAGCGTGATGGATCAGGAAGCGTCGGGCCCGCTGGCCAGCGGCACGCGCCAGGGACGTCTGGACGAGGGTATCGATTGGCAACTGAGCATCGCCCAGCAGCCGACCGGTATCGGTCAGCCGCGCTTGTTTCGCCTCGACCTGACCGTCAGCGAGGCCCGGCGCCAGGCGCGGTTCAGCACCTTGAAGCTGCGCGCCGCCACCGACGGGGCCGGCCTGTGA
- a CDS encoding general secretion pathway protein GspK has product MKHQRGVALLLVLWVLALLSLLLGGLAGWVQLETRQALWHRQHTQALLAAEAGVALALQALADPLQRKQWIADGREMPLVFDDAQLQVSLHSERGKLYLNSAEPTDFARLALACGATQAQANRLAKDLEARRNEGLAPFRVVEEVRQLPGMTQALYSRLAPEISLWSGLDRPDPAFASPLMGHALDLPRQSAVGADPGDVLVIDSRAQRPGGYHARLRTTVLLSPSEGSAQPYRVLRWQE; this is encoded by the coding sequence ATGAAGCACCAGCGCGGCGTTGCACTGCTGCTGGTGCTGTGGGTGCTGGCGTTGCTCAGCCTGCTGCTGGGCGGCCTGGCCGGTTGGGTGCAGTTGGAGACTCGCCAGGCCCTGTGGCATCGCCAGCACACCCAGGCGCTGCTGGCGGCGGAGGCGGGCGTGGCGTTGGCCCTGCAGGCGCTGGCCGATCCCTTGCAGCGTAAACAGTGGATTGCCGATGGCCGGGAAATGCCCCTGGTGTTTGATGACGCGCAGTTGCAGGTGAGCCTGCACAGCGAGCGCGGCAAGTTGTATTTGAACAGCGCCGAGCCCACCGATTTTGCCCGCCTGGCCCTGGCCTGCGGCGCCACCCAGGCCCAGGCCAACCGGCTGGCCAAGGACCTGGAGGCGCGGCGCAACGAAGGCCTGGCACCGTTTCGGGTGGTGGAGGAAGTGCGGCAATTGCCTGGCATGACCCAGGCGCTGTACAGCCGGCTCGCCCCGGAAATCAGCCTGTGGAGTGGCCTGGACCGGCCCGATCCCGCCTTCGCCAGCCCGTTGATGGGCCACGCCCTGGATCTGCCCCGGCAGAGCGCGGTGGGCGCCGACCCCGGTGACGTGCTGGTGATCGACAGTCGCGCGCAACGCCCCGGCGGTTACCACGCCCGGTTACGCACCACCGTGTTATTGAGCCCATCGGAGGGAAGCGCACAACCTTATCGGGTGCTGCGTTGGCAAGAATGA
- a CDS encoding LacI family DNA-binding transcriptional regulator produces MSEDKPRKRRGAGRVTLNTVARQAGVSAITVSRYFNQPEQVSPERRERIAAVVAELGYVPNLVAGGLASARGRIVAMVIPNISGPIFANTIQGFSDTLSRHGYQLLLASSYFSAEQEENAVRAFLGWSPAALVLTSRFHSAGTEKMIAEADIPVVETWDYQPGREPLQIGFSHYEVGVTAARYLHGKGYRRIAFVQNSAPGDFSALERRDGYSATLLELGLQPWVFAPDADRAPFEAGKQAMQALMSAAIRPDAIIFANDNLAAGGLLAGQRAGLKIPEECAVLGFGDYPFAEMLLPSLSTIKPPALEIGVLAATRVLESLGVLPVEDEVQRLNLLACGLMERESA; encoded by the coding sequence TTGAGCGAAGACAAACCCCGGAAACGCCGTGGCGCCGGCCGTGTCACCTTGAACACCGTGGCGCGCCAGGCCGGTGTGTCAGCGATTACCGTGTCGCGCTATTTCAACCAGCCGGAGCAGGTCTCGCCTGAGCGCCGCGAACGCATCGCGGCGGTGGTCGCCGAGTTGGGCTACGTGCCCAACCTGGTGGCGGGTGGGTTGGCGTCCGCGCGGGGCAGAATCGTCGCGATGGTGATCCCGAACATCTCCGGGCCGATCTTCGCCAATACCATCCAGGGCTTCAGCGACACCCTCAGCCGGCATGGCTACCAACTGCTGCTGGCGTCCAGTTACTTCAGCGCCGAGCAGGAAGAAAACGCAGTGCGCGCGTTTCTCGGTTGGTCGCCGGCGGCGTTGGTGCTCACCAGTCGCTTCCACAGTGCGGGCACCGAGAAGATGATCGCCGAGGCCGATATCCCGGTGGTCGAAACCTGGGACTACCAACCCGGGCGCGAGCCGTTGCAGATTGGCTTTTCCCATTACGAGGTGGGCGTGACCGCCGCGCGCTACCTGCATGGCAAGGGTTATCGGCGCATCGCCTTCGTGCAGAACAGCGCGCCGGGGGACTTCAGTGCACTGGAGCGCCGGGACGGCTACAGCGCGACCCTGCTGGAGTTGGGTTTGCAGCCCTGGGTGTTTGCCCCGGACGCCGATCGCGCACCGTTTGAGGCGGGCAAGCAAGCCATGCAAGCGTTGATGAGCGCTGCCATACGGCCTGACGCGATCATCTTCGCCAACGACAACCTGGCCGCCGGTGGCTTGCTGGCCGGGCAACGGGCCGGGCTGAAAATCCCCGAGGAGTGTGCGGTGCTCGGCTTTGGTGATTACCCATTTGCCGAAATGCTCTTGCCGAGTCTCAGCACCATCAAGCCGCCTGCCCTGGAGATTGGTGTGCTGGCGGCGACGCGGGTGCTTGAAAGCCTGGGCGTGCTGCCGGTAGAGGATGAAGTGCAGCGCTTGAACCTGTTGGCGTGCGGCTTGATGGAGCGTGAGAGCGCCTGA